Proteins encoded by one window of Desulfovibrio ferrophilus:
- the ndk gene encoding nucleoside-diphosphate kinase, which produces MAIERTFSIIKPNAVAKNVIGSIFKIIEESGLKIVATKKIQMTKAQAEGFYAVHSERPFFGTLCDFMCSGPCVVSVLEGENAIAKYREIMGATNPADAAEGTIRKLYADDIEANAVHGSDAPETAAVEISYFFNALELVG; this is translated from the coding sequence ATGGCTATTGAACGTACTTTTTCCATCATCAAACCCAATGCGGTTGCCAAGAACGTCATCGGCAGCATCTTCAAAATCATCGAAGAAAGCGGCCTGAAGATTGTAGCAACCAAGAAGATCCAGATGACCAAAGCCCAGGCAGAAGGTTTTTACGCTGTTCACAGCGAACGCCCCTTCTTCGGCACCTTGTGTGATTTCATGTGCTCCGGCCCCTGCGTGGTCAGCGTGCTTGAAGGCGAAAACGCCATCGCCAAGTACCGCGAGATCATGGGCGCCACCAACCCGGCCGACGCCGCCGAGGGCACCATCCGCAAGCTGTACGCCGACGACATCGAGGCCAATGCAGTCCACGGTTCCGACGCCCCTGAGACCGCCGCCGTGGAGATCAGCTACTTCTTCAACGCCCTGGAATTGGTCGGCTAA
- the proC gene encoding pyrroline-5-carboxylate reductase: MTTVGFIGTGNMGAAIIKGLSTRDDLKLLGFDLNQDSLAALAEYGLEATTSTLELARRSDFILLAIKPHQVAAVLSEIEEELGKDKCVLSIAAGLTTDSLRECCGDQCAIVRIMPNTPAMVGAGVFAICLEDQRLDAERAALVKEMFSGLGQVHILPEKQFDAFTGLVGSGPAYVFYFMEAMIEAGVTMGLTRVQATQMTEGLFAGSAKLAEESEHHISVLREMVCSPGGTTIAALNVFDEYAVRSAILQGTLRSAERSKELGGN, translated from the coding sequence ATGACCACTGTAGGTTTCATCGGCACCGGCAACATGGGAGCGGCCATCATCAAAGGCCTGTCCACCCGTGACGACTTGAAGCTGCTCGGCTTCGACCTGAATCAGGACAGCCTTGCAGCTCTGGCTGAATATGGCCTGGAGGCCACCACTTCCACCCTGGAATTGGCTCGCCGCTCGGATTTCATCCTGCTGGCGATCAAGCCACACCAGGTTGCTGCTGTCCTCTCCGAAATCGAAGAGGAACTGGGCAAGGACAAATGCGTGCTCTCCATCGCAGCGGGATTGACGACTGACAGCCTGCGCGAATGCTGCGGCGACCAGTGTGCCATCGTGCGCATCATGCCCAACACTCCGGCCATGGTCGGGGCGGGTGTGTTCGCCATCTGCCTGGAAGACCAACGACTGGACGCCGAACGTGCAGCCTTGGTCAAGGAGATGTTCTCCGGCCTGGGACAGGTCCACATCCTGCCCGAAAAGCAGTTCGATGCCTTTACCGGCCTTGTGGGTTCCGGTCCGGCCTACGTGTTCTACTTCATGGAAGCCATGATCGAAGCTGGTGTGACCATGGGCCTGACCCGCGTTCAGGCCACGCAGATGACCGAGGGTTTATTCGCTGGCTCCGCCAAGCTGGCCGAAGAAAGCGAACACCACATCTCGGTACTGCGCGAAATGGTTTGTTCCCCCGGGGGCACCACCATTGCGGCGCTCAATGTCTTTGATGAATACGCTGTGCGCAGCGCAATCCTGCAAGGCACTCTGCGTTCCGCAGAGCGCTCCAAGGAGCTTGGCGGCAACTAA
- a CDS encoding RelA/SpoT family protein, whose translation MIRIHEILDKVSYLPAEDRALIQKAYVFSAAAHAGQMRLSGEPYLSHPLEVANKLAEMRLDAATIAAGLLHDTVEDTKAEVEEIDSQFGEDVADIVDGVTKISQMQMSFDSKEARQAENLRKMIMAMSEDIRVLLVKLCDRMHNMRTLDFQKSHKQKLIAQETMDIYAPLANRLGLHLLKIELEDISLKYLRPDVYNQIGDGLKDYAEQGKEYIDKVKDLVQKKLKKHKITAQVSGRVKHVYSTWRKMEQQGLTLDQVHDLIAFRIVVESIKDCYSVLGLMHADYKPVPGRFKDYISMPKANMYQSLHTTVVGPDGERIEIQIRTEEMHKLAEFGVAAHWSYKEKGSKTVSRDLERFSWLREMMDWQKEESDPGEFMKSLRFDLFKDEVYVFTPNGDVRELPEGATAVDFAYLIHSEVGDRCAGARVNGRLVPLSRKLKNGDMIEIITDKKRSPSRDWLKFVKTAKARTRINHFIRTEERSRAMVLGREMLEKEGRRMSINVAKGLKAGDFDEISRHFSFKDTDELLASIGYARLTPRQVLNRLVPKLEESERAEVRGRHKKSTEKEKEARPTEKVSIKGVDDVLVRFAQCCNPVPGDAIIGYISRGRGVTVHTTDCPNVGTMEPERLLNVAWEGEQEDRTYTAKIRVVCKNVQGMLMLIAGALDKLEVNIDSGSFQSNVDGNSEIIMKVDVRDSDHLYQAVKRLSDIKNVIEVTRVTSKKDE comes from the coding sequence ATGATTCGTATTCACGAAATACTCGATAAGGTCTCGTATCTTCCCGCAGAGGATCGGGCCTTGATCCAGAAGGCCTACGTGTTTTCTGCTGCTGCCCATGCGGGGCAGATGCGTCTGTCTGGTGAACCCTATCTCTCCCACCCCTTGGAAGTGGCCAACAAGCTGGCCGAGATGCGTCTGGACGCGGCTACCATCGCCGCAGGCCTACTGCACGATACGGTGGAGGACACCAAAGCCGAGGTGGAGGAAATCGACTCCCAGTTCGGTGAAGACGTTGCCGACATCGTGGATGGCGTGACCAAGATCAGCCAGATGCAGATGTCCTTCGACTCCAAGGAGGCTCGACAGGCAGAAAACCTGCGCAAGATGATCATGGCCATGAGTGAGGACATTCGCGTCCTGCTCGTGAAGCTCTGCGACCGCATGCACAACATGCGCACTCTGGACTTCCAGAAGTCTCACAAGCAGAAACTCATTGCCCAGGAAACCATGGATATTTATGCGCCCCTTGCCAACCGGCTGGGGTTGCACCTGCTCAAGATTGAGCTGGAAGACATCTCTCTCAAGTATTTGCGGCCCGACGTTTACAATCAGATTGGCGACGGGCTGAAGGATTATGCCGAGCAGGGCAAGGAGTATATCGATAAGGTCAAGGATCTGGTCCAGAAGAAGCTCAAGAAGCACAAGATCACGGCTCAGGTCTCGGGCCGGGTGAAGCATGTCTACTCCACTTGGCGCAAGATGGAACAGCAGGGGCTGACCCTGGATCAGGTGCATGATCTGATCGCCTTCCGCATCGTGGTGGAGTCCATCAAGGACTGCTATTCCGTGCTGGGGTTGATGCACGCAGACTACAAACCCGTGCCTGGCCGCTTCAAGGATTATATCTCGATGCCCAAGGCCAATATGTACCAGTCTCTGCACACTACGGTGGTGGGGCCGGATGGCGAACGCATCGAGATCCAGATTCGTACCGAAGAGATGCACAAGCTGGCCGAATTTGGTGTGGCTGCGCACTGGAGCTACAAGGAAAAGGGCTCCAAGACCGTGTCGCGCGATCTGGAGCGGTTCTCGTGGTTGCGGGAGATGATGGACTGGCAGAAGGAGGAATCCGACCCTGGCGAGTTCATGAAATCTCTACGCTTCGACCTGTTCAAGGATGAGGTCTACGTCTTTACGCCTAACGGTGATGTGCGTGAATTGCCCGAAGGGGCCACTGCCGTGGACTTTGCCTATCTCATTCACTCCGAGGTTGGCGATCGCTGCGCCGGAGCGCGGGTTAACGGCCGATTGGTGCCTCTGTCGCGCAAGCTCAAGAACGGCGACATGATCGAGATCATTACGGACAAGAAGCGCAGCCCGAGCCGGGATTGGCTCAAGTTCGTCAAAACCGCCAAGGCTCGCACGCGCATCAATCATTTTATTCGTACCGAGGAACGATCCAGAGCCATGGTTCTGGGCCGGGAGATGTTGGAGAAAGAAGGTCGCCGCATGAGCATCAATGTGGCCAAGGGCCTGAAGGCTGGCGACTTCGATGAAATCTCCAGGCATTTCTCCTTCAAGGATACCGATGAGTTGTTGGCTTCCATCGGTTACGCCCGGCTGACTCCACGCCAGGTGCTGAACCGTCTGGTGCCCAAGCTGGAGGAGAGCGAACGCGCCGAGGTTCGTGGTCGGCACAAGAAATCAACTGAGAAGGAAAAGGAAGCCCGGCCCACGGAAAAGGTCAGCATCAAGGGCGTGGACGACGTTCTGGTGCGCTTTGCTCAGTGCTGCAACCCTGTGCCCGGTGACGCCATTATTGGTTATATCAGCCGGGGTCGGGGGGTCACCGTACACACCACGGATTGTCCCAATGTTGGGACAATGGAGCCCGAGCGTCTGTTGAACGTTGCCTGGGAAGGCGAGCAGGAAGACCGAACTTATACGGCCAAGATCCGAGTGGTCTGCAAGAATGTGCAGGGCATGCTGATGCTCATCGCCGGGGCGCTGGACAAGCTGGAGGTCAATATCGATTCCGGTTCTTTCCAGTCCAATGTGGATGGAAATTCGGAGATCATCATGAAGGTGGATGTCCGCGATTCCGACCACCTCTATCAGGCCGTAAAACGACTCTCCGACATCAAGAATGTCATCGAGGTTACGCGCGTGACGTCCAAGAAGGATGAATAA
- a CDS encoding peptide-binding protein, whose product MRRLICLWLTLLFLVASLTGCGSDTDAGKAGSGGDATSSAPASSVPSTPDYGGNYVTGSIGEPSNLIPRLASDSASSEITGLLYVSLLKYNKNLELVPWAAKKFEVLDGGRRLTFELHPGIMWTDGVETTAEDVEYTYKMMVDPKTPTAYAESYKLIKEFKVTGRYTFEVVYEQPYARALSTWGGEILPKHILENENLLETKYSRQPVGNGPYMLKEWKGGSHLILQANPNYFKGRPYFDEVVYRIIPDQATMFLELKARNLDIMGVTPQQYLFQTKGPQWEQDFRKYTYQAFAYTYLGWNLNRPLFQDARVRRALAHAVNREDVIKGVLLGQGSVTSGPYKPGTYWVNDKIEPYPYDVAVAKAMLAEAGWTDSDGDGVLDKDGSPFAFTILTNQGNEQRIKIATIVQSNLKDVGISVKIRTVEWAAFLKEFIDTGNFDALVMGWTTIIDPDLYNVWHSSKAVPGGLNFIGYKNPELDVLLEKGRHLVDRAERKKLYDRAQEILHQDQPYCFLYSPKSLNVVSARIQGIEPAPAGISYNFEEWWIPKALQKNTAMQQ is encoded by the coding sequence ATGCGCCGATTAATATGTCTCTGGCTGACTCTTCTCTTTCTCGTTGCTTCTCTGACTGGTTGTGGCTCTGATACTGATGCTGGCAAGGCTGGCTCCGGCGGTGACGCCACATCATCAGCACCTGCTTCATCAGTTCCCTCGACGCCTGACTATGGTGGTAACTATGTCACCGGAAGCATTGGTGAACCTTCGAATTTGATTCCTCGGTTGGCCTCTGATTCGGCTTCCAGCGAGATCACTGGGTTGTTGTATGTTTCTTTACTTAAATACAATAAAAATCTTGAGCTTGTCCCGTGGGCAGCAAAGAAATTTGAAGTTCTGGATGGCGGGCGTCGGCTGACCTTCGAGCTGCATCCGGGAATCATGTGGACCGACGGAGTGGAAACCACTGCCGAGGATGTGGAATACACCTACAAGATGATGGTGGATCCCAAGACTCCCACAGCTTATGCGGAATCCTACAAATTGATCAAGGAGTTCAAGGTCACAGGTCGATACACCTTCGAGGTTGTCTACGAGCAGCCTTATGCCCGTGCCCTGTCGACCTGGGGTGGTGAAATCCTGCCCAAGCATATTCTGGAGAACGAGAATCTTCTGGAGACAAAATACAGTCGGCAGCCCGTGGGCAATGGCCCATATATGCTCAAGGAATGGAAAGGCGGCAGTCATCTGATATTGCAGGCCAACCCGAACTATTTCAAGGGGCGTCCGTATTTCGACGAGGTCGTCTATCGCATCATTCCTGATCAGGCCACCATGTTTCTGGAGCTCAAGGCCCGCAACCTGGACATCATGGGGGTGACGCCGCAACAGTACCTGTTCCAGACCAAGGGGCCTCAGTGGGAACAGGATTTTAGAAAGTACACGTATCAGGCGTTTGCCTACACGTATCTTGGCTGGAATCTGAACCGGCCGCTCTTTCAGGATGCACGGGTTCGTCGAGCTTTGGCTCATGCCGTCAACCGGGAGGATGTTATCAAGGGTGTCCTGCTGGGGCAGGGGAGCGTGACCTCCGGCCCTTACAAACCTGGAACCTATTGGGTCAACGACAAGATTGAACCTTATCCCTATGATGTTGCCGTGGCCAAGGCCATGCTTGCAGAGGCTGGATGGACGGATAGCGATGGCGACGGCGTGCTGGACAAGGATGGCTCCCCCTTTGCCTTCACCATCCTGACCAATCAGGGCAATGAACAGCGCATCAAGATCGCGACCATTGTCCAGTCCAATCTGAAGGATGTGGGTATCTCTGTGAAGATCCGTACCGTGGAGTGGGCTGCCTTCCTGAAGGAGTTCATCGATACCGGCAACTTCGATGCCCTTGTCATGGGGTGGACCACCATTATTGATCCTGATTTGTATAATGTCTGGCACTCCTCCAAGGCGGTGCCTGGTGGTTTGAATTTCATCGGCTACAAGAATCCTGAGCTGGACGTGTTGCTGGAGAAGGGCAGGCATCTGGTTGATCGCGCAGAGCGCAAGAAGCTGTATGACCGTGCCCAGGAAATTCTGCATCAGGACCAGCCTTACTGTTTTCTGTATTCGCCTAAGTCTCTGAACGTGGTCTCGGCCCGTATCCAGGGCATCGAACCAGCTCCGGCAGGCATTTCGTATAATTTCGAGGAGTGGTGGATTCCCAAGGCCCTCCAGAAAAACACGGCAATGCAGCAGTAG
- a CDS encoding DEAD/DEAH box helicase, protein MDSPDEKVVESLLQEFINFTVPDYIVEGARNILSSGGVQKLSLNKREGYWDVEGQIQGDDFQSYSPELGLNLGEGTINFYCNCPDSFSGVCRHVAATALKLHQTFEVKEDGTPGPIRSDWRQTFRSYFATEPEPEAGKHYLLFRFYPEHGRLQVAFFRARQNKSGLSTVQNEVTLEQIIANPDWCEMSPMLPMVAEQISHYLDYAGHRVEIPSGLHSWFFRTIRDEYYLFMGETEQPVRIQSKTMRLRLSPVLTDDGLSFEVLLGREGKVPFPIGGEEVFFYGRTPIWVCWKQAFYPVQTSLSPELIMEMAEAPPIIPQDAISEFLDRVWTKLPASDLHNQDQFLEKMKPIFVPAQYKPKLYLDEEGSLLTMRISNVYETEHGEAVLTGPNPDLQTGSYQYSGKSYLILRAQDEESDLTQQLVDMNFQPRNNENWFLEPEEAINFLLDSYPNLVEKYRIYGEKNLARYKVRLTTPNIVAEVETEEGEKWFNLDLAVDYDGQRVPIDIIWDAWTSGKRYVQLKDGTYTSLPESWLKKLGHKLKAMGLDPDEPPKTEYKQFEAPVLDKILEDLPDVTVDSFWENLRSKIHSFEEIETLPQPKGLQAELRPYQAQGLSFMYFLKEYGFGGILADEMGLGKTIQTLSFIQYMRERGQEGPNLIVMPTSVLPNWAREADKFVPDLKQLTIYGSRRENLFKQIEGADLVLTTYALMRRDLEELQKYEFNSVILDEAQNIKNPNTITARSVRQLDSKLRVCLSGTPIENNLFELWSLFEFLMPGFLGSQHSFQRGIVKPIKDGDEETLDYLRSRVKPFILRRTKAEVAKDLPPKIENVQYCALAEEQMELYSALAKKLKNQVLKDVDDKGMAKSQMSILDALLKLRQICCHPRLLKLDIPGVSTNLPSGKFDAFKDMIQDIIEEGHKVLVFSQFVPMLHIIRSWLQISDIPFSYLDGASKDRFEQVDNFNNNPDIPIFLISLKAGGTGLNLTSADYVIHYDPWWNPAVESQATDRTHRIGQTRQVFSYKMICQNTVEEKILQLQDMKRGVAESIIPGKDTWKSLTRDDLEMLFDV, encoded by the coding sequence ATGGACAGCCCGGACGAGAAGGTCGTAGAAAGCCTTCTCCAGGAATTTATCAACTTCACCGTCCCCGACTACATCGTGGAAGGGGCGAGAAATATCCTCTCTTCTGGCGGGGTTCAGAAGCTTTCGCTCAATAAGCGCGAAGGCTATTGGGACGTTGAAGGACAAATCCAAGGGGACGACTTCCAGTCGTACAGCCCCGAGCTGGGCCTGAACCTCGGTGAAGGCACCATCAATTTCTATTGCAATTGCCCGGACTCGTTCTCCGGCGTCTGCCGCCACGTGGCAGCCACTGCGCTGAAGCTGCACCAGACCTTCGAGGTCAAGGAAGACGGAACTCCCGGCCCCATCCGCTCCGACTGGCGACAGACCTTCCGCTCCTATTTCGCCACCGAGCCCGAACCCGAGGCTGGCAAGCACTATCTCCTTTTCCGCTTCTACCCGGAGCATGGCAGACTTCAGGTTGCCTTCTTCCGTGCACGCCAGAACAAATCGGGCCTGTCCACGGTGCAGAACGAAGTTACCCTGGAACAAATCATCGCCAATCCCGACTGGTGCGAGATGTCTCCCATGCTGCCCATGGTGGCCGAGCAGATCAGCCATTACCTCGATTATGCCGGACACAGGGTGGAAATCCCCTCGGGTCTGCATTCCTGGTTCTTCCGCACCATTCGAGACGAATATTACCTGTTCATGGGAGAAACCGAACAGCCCGTTCGCATTCAGTCCAAGACCATGCGCCTGCGGCTCTCTCCGGTGCTCACGGACGACGGACTTTCCTTTGAAGTTCTCTTGGGCCGCGAGGGCAAGGTGCCCTTCCCCATCGGAGGCGAAGAAGTCTTCTTCTACGGGCGTACCCCCATCTGGGTGTGCTGGAAACAGGCGTTCTATCCAGTACAGACGAGCCTGTCTCCGGAACTGATCATGGAGATGGCCGAGGCACCTCCCATCATCCCCCAGGATGCAATTTCCGAATTTTTGGACCGCGTATGGACAAAGCTCCCGGCCAGCGACCTGCACAACCAGGATCAATTCCTGGAGAAGATGAAACCCATCTTCGTGCCGGCGCAGTACAAGCCCAAGTTGTACCTGGATGAGGAAGGCAGCCTGCTGACCATGCGTATCTCCAACGTGTACGAAACCGAACACGGCGAAGCCGTGCTGACAGGCCCCAACCCGGACCTGCAGACCGGAAGCTACCAGTACAGCGGCAAGTCTTATCTGATCCTGCGTGCTCAGGATGAAGAGAGTGACCTGACCCAGCAACTGGTGGACATGAATTTTCAGCCTCGCAACAACGAGAACTGGTTCCTGGAGCCCGAAGAAGCCATCAATTTCCTGCTGGATTCCTACCCGAATCTGGTGGAGAAATATCGCATCTACGGTGAAAAGAACCTTGCTCGTTACAAGGTCCGCCTGACTACGCCCAACATTGTGGCCGAAGTGGAAACCGAAGAAGGCGAAAAGTGGTTCAACCTGGATCTGGCCGTGGATTACGACGGACAGCGGGTTCCCATCGACATCATCTGGGACGCCTGGACCAGCGGTAAACGCTATGTCCAATTGAAGGACGGCACTTACACCAGTCTGCCTGAATCCTGGCTCAAGAAGCTGGGGCACAAATTGAAGGCCATGGGCCTGGACCCCGACGAACCGCCCAAGACCGAATACAAGCAGTTCGAAGCTCCGGTGCTGGACAAGATTCTGGAAGATCTGCCTGATGTCACGGTGGACTCTTTCTGGGAGAATCTGCGCTCCAAGATTCACAGCTTTGAGGAGATCGAGACCCTGCCTCAGCCCAAGGGGCTGCAGGCCGAGCTTCGCCCATATCAGGCACAGGGCCTCTCTTTCATGTATTTCCTCAAGGAATACGGCTTCGGAGGCATCCTTGCTGACGAAATGGGCCTGGGTAAAACCATCCAGACCCTGTCCTTCATCCAGTATATGCGAGAACGAGGGCAGGAGGGGCCCAACCTCATCGTAATGCCCACCTCGGTGCTGCCCAACTGGGCGCGCGAGGCTGACAAGTTCGTTCCCGATCTGAAACAACTGACTATTTACGGCTCCAGGCGTGAAAATCTGTTCAAACAGATCGAGGGGGCGGACCTTGTTCTGACCACCTACGCCCTGATGCGACGCGATCTGGAAGAACTCCAGAAATACGAATTCAACTCCGTCATTCTGGACGAAGCCCAGAATATCAAGAACCCGAACACCATCACGGCACGTAGCGTTCGCCAATTGGACTCCAAGCTGCGCGTCTGTCTCTCGGGAACGCCCATTGAGAACAATCTGTTCGAGTTATGGAGCTTGTTCGAGTTCCTGATGCCCGGATTCCTGGGATCTCAGCATTCCTTCCAGCGTGGAATCGTCAAACCCATCAAGGATGGCGACGAGGAGACACTGGATTACCTGCGCTCACGCGTGAAGCCTTTCATCCTGCGCCGCACCAAGGCCGAAGTTGCCAAGGACCTGCCGCCCAAGATCGAAAACGTCCAGTACTGCGCTCTGGCCGAAGAGCAGATGGAACTTTACTCTGCGCTGGCCAAGAAGCTCAAGAATCAGGTCCTCAAGGACGTGGATGACAAGGGCATGGCCAAGAGCCAGATGTCCATTCTGGATGCGCTCTTGAAGCTCCGTCAGATCTGTTGCCACCCGCGCCTGTTGAAACTCGATATCCCGGGTGTCTCCACAAACCTGCCCTCGGGCAAGTTCGACGCCTTCAAGGATATGATCCAGGACATCATCGAGGAAGGACACAAGGTTCTGGTCTTCTCGCAGTTCGTGCCGATGCTGCACATCATCCGCTCCTGGCTGCAAATCAGTGACATTCCCTTCTCCTACCTGGACGGTGCATCCAAAGACCGCTTCGAACAGGTGGACAATTTCAACAACAACCCGGACATCCCGATCTTCCTGATTTCCCTGAAGGCGGGCGGCACGGGCCTCAACCTGACCAGCGCAGACTACGTCATCCACTACGATCCCTGGTGGAACCCGGCTGTGGAAAGTCAGGCCACTGACCGCACACACCGTATCGGTCAGACCCGTCAAGTCTTCTCCTACAAGATGATCTGCCAGAACACCGTGGAAGAGAAAATCCTGCAACTTCAGGACATGAAGCGCGGAGTGGCCGAGTCCATCATCCCAGGCAAGGACACCTGGAAATCACTCACGCGAGACGATCTGGAGATGCTCTTCGACGTCTAG
- a CDS encoding putative sulfate exporter family transporter, whose amino-acid sequence MSEQNTEVVVDEGKSSWSDLWKTEDYWAIWLGFALLIIGAIIYLPRTPENMAEKFEKANAVMQAEADRSPFKTVAYYKAQDSKEKIKAKSMPHGKAITAFMAKPKTWVSNPLDSFMQDKDAADAKNAKGMAKYEAAKAKSDALKLEALEAEQIAAEASFANQALNETAQDKISAWRTQYMKAKKAKKKIGNKPYNLLTSLPLLMIGMGLLFSIGMAFMGKSPAAFMKGFVFVFAIGVLSYMMSYQATMKHYGIGYAAWAIFFGMLISNTVGTPKWVKPALEVEFFIKTGLVLLGAEVLFNKIISIGVPGIFVAWVVTPVVLISTFIFGQKVLKIKSKTLNMVISADMSVCGTSAAIATAAACKAKKEELTASIGLSLVFTSIMMIIMPMIIKATGMPYILGGAWLGGTIDATGAVAAAGAFLSEKAMFVAATIKMIQNVLIGVTAFGVAVYWTAKVEAKAGQSVGWIEIWHRFPKFVLGFLTASVVASVVYGSMGSDAGFTMIDQGVIRGWSKVFRGWFFCLSFAAIGLATNFRELRKHFQGGRPLLLYVCGQTLNLVLTLGMAYVMFYLVFPEITAKI is encoded by the coding sequence ATGTCTGAACAGAATACCGAAGTTGTGGTTGACGAGGGCAAAAGCTCCTGGTCCGACCTCTGGAAAACCGAGGACTACTGGGCCATCTGGCTGGGCTTTGCGCTACTCATCATCGGCGCCATAATCTATCTGCCCCGTACCCCCGAAAACATGGCCGAAAAATTCGAGAAGGCCAATGCAGTGATGCAGGCAGAGGCTGATCGCTCTCCCTTCAAGACTGTGGCCTACTACAAGGCTCAGGATTCCAAGGAAAAGATCAAGGCCAAAAGCATGCCTCACGGCAAAGCCATTACTGCTTTCATGGCAAAACCCAAGACCTGGGTCAGCAATCCTCTTGATTCCTTCATGCAGGACAAGGACGCTGCCGACGCCAAGAACGCCAAGGGCATGGCCAAGTACGAAGCCGCCAAGGCCAAGTCCGACGCCCTGAAACTCGAAGCTCTTGAAGCCGAGCAGATTGCAGCCGAAGCAAGCTTTGCCAATCAGGCCTTGAACGAAACCGCTCAAGATAAGATTTCGGCTTGGCGCACCCAGTACATGAAGGCCAAAAAAGCCAAGAAGAAGATTGGGAACAAGCCCTACAACCTGCTGACCAGCCTGCCGCTGCTCATGATCGGCATGGGCCTGTTGTTCTCCATCGGTATGGCATTTATGGGCAAGAGCCCCGCCGCCTTCATGAAAGGCTTCGTTTTCGTGTTTGCCATTGGCGTTCTGTCCTACATGATGAGCTACCAGGCCACCATGAAACATTACGGCATCGGCTACGCAGCCTGGGCCATCTTCTTCGGCATGCTCATCTCCAACACCGTCGGCACACCCAAATGGGTCAAGCCCGCCCTTGAAGTCGAATTCTTCATCAAGACCGGTCTGGTGCTGCTGGGCGCCGAAGTTCTGTTCAACAAGATCATCTCCATTGGCGTACCCGGAATCTTCGTGGCCTGGGTTGTCACTCCTGTCGTCCTGATCTCTACCTTCATCTTTGGTCAGAAGGTTCTTAAGATCAAATCCAAGACTCTGAACATGGTCATCTCGGCGGACATGTCCGTTTGCGGTACCTCCGCAGCCATCGCCACCGCTGCCGCCTGTAAGGCCAAGAAAGAAGAACTGACGGCCTCCATCGGCCTGTCCCTGGTCTTCACCTCGATCATGATGATCATCATGCCCATGATCATTAAAGCCACCGGCATGCCGTACATCCTGGGCGGCGCATGGCTGGGTGGCACCATCGACGCCACTGGCGCCGTTGCCGCTGCTGGCGCGTTCCTGTCCGAAAAGGCCATGTTCGTGGCTGCCACCATCAAAATGATCCAGAACGTACTCATCGGTGTGACCGCATTTGGTGTGGCCGTGTACTGGACCGCCAAGGTCGAAGCCAAGGCCGGCCAGTCCGTGGGCTGGATCGAAATCTGGCACCGCTTCCCCAAGTTCGTGCTGGGCTTCCTGACCGCCTCCGTTGTGGCTTCCGTGGTCTACGGTTCCATGGGTTCCGACGCTGGTTTCACCATGATCGACCAGGGTGTCATTCGCGGCTGGAGTAAAGTCTTCCGTGGCTGGTTCTTCTGCCTTTCCTTCGCAGCCATTGGTCTGGCCACCAACTTCCGTGAGTTGCGCAAGCACTTCCAGGGCGGCAGACCGCTGTTGCTGTACGTTTGCGGCCAGACCCTGAACCTGGTCCTGACTCTGGGCATGGCCTACGTCATGTTCTACCTGGTGTTCCCTGAAATCACTGCCAAGATCTAA